Within the Accipiter gentilis chromosome 12, bAccGen1.1, whole genome shotgun sequence genome, the region GCATTAATCATGTTGATACTACACTTAAGGAGATTTTTACTGGTTACTTTGTTAGTCAACTGAGCAGAGACTGTATTTTGCAGATTTGTAAAGAGTATGTTTTAAAAGAACCCCAAAGGATGATACGATTTCATTTCCTACAGAACACAGATTTTTATCAGGTATCTTTGATACAAATCTTGTAGCTTTGTAACTTTGAGGAAGATTATAGCTGTGAATCGATGTATAGAATTAATGTCAAGAGGAATAGATACGGGGAAGCTACTAAAGGAGTTAAAATGGTAGTAGTAAGGCTCAAGAGAtaaatttttttgcctttaaattattgtttaaaaaagtaTTAGCAAAGCAATGTGGTATACAACAAATCAATGGAGTATCAGGGTTAAAATTACTCATGTCAAGAGAATGCAAGAAACAAAAGTTATCATTTTAAAACCTCAACAAAAACCATGGTGTTTCATGCCTTCATTAGTCATGAAGTCAGGAGATGCAGGGGAggtaaagcaattaaaaaaaaaatgctatcagCAATCTAGAAGGAATTGGTACATCTGACCTGCAATGGAATGGGTATAATTAACTTGTCTGAAGTTCATTTATTTGTCATATATCATGTTTATTAACTCATAATTCAATATGATCAACAACTACCCTTTGTTACCTGGTTTTCCAGTCTCTAGTTGCTGATCTGGGGAGAGGGGCCAGCTCCCACAGCTGACAGCAGCTTCTGGAAAGTTCCTGAGGTCTCTGGAAAGCTTGCTGCCTGCAGCTCGGAGAGGGTGGCACTGCCTGGAAGGGAACAGATCCGTGTAGTAAGAGCAAATGGCGCAGTTTCTGGGCCTGGAATGGTGGGGGGACAGAGGCGGCTCAGCTCCTGGGTACCCCAAGACCAtcaactttttatttttgaggaaaaagaagCCAGTTCGGTGCCCACCAACCACGTGCTTTTTGGGAAGAAGAGGAACCGGCTGGGGGGCGGCCAGGGCGGTGCCGTGCGCCATGGCGGACCCGCAGGGTGAGGACCCCTAGGACCCCTTCTCCTTCGGGAGGGACCTGCTGGCCAGTGGCGTGGTGGCTGCTGTCTCCAAGATGGCGGTGGCGCCTGTCGAGcaggtggagctgctgctgcaggtgcagGCCTTGTCCAGGCACATCTGGACAGACCAGCGGTACAAGGGCATGGTGGACTGCTTCGTGCACATCCCCGGGGAGCAAGGTAGGGACACCCAGCCACGGCCGCCTCTTCCCCTGGGATGCTCCCCAGTCCCCGCGTCTTGCCTTCTTCCTCCCAAACcttgtaaaaaaatcttttaaaaatgcctttgaaaCGACGGCGATGGAGCATCCATCGTGAGCTGTGGGCACTCAAAGGAGTACAGATACCAGTGGAGGAGGTGGTGAGGAGGGGGTTACTGCTGGGTACGTCCCCACAGGATTTTTTTTCGTTTATTTGGTAGTGGCAAAGTCATGCTCATTGGTATTTGTGGACAGCATAAAATACCCTTAAAGTTTTCCTTGTGATACTTTTACAAAAGCACTGTTTATTTGGCATCCTCAATGTGTAGGAATGCATGatcaaaataagaaatgaaacccCAGTTTTGAGTTTTCTTTGTCCTTAAGGAGTCTTTGCCTTCATTCCTGGTAACACAAGAAAATTAGTAAGTTGAATGAAGAGCATGGCTACACATTACAGAGATCACGTTGTTGTCACTGCTTAGTAAAGTTGGTAACATGGCCAGACAGCCCAATGTCTGTGAACATCctcatatacttttttttcccctcccaatcCACATAAGATTTGCTCCTGCACTACTTCCTCAGTTCCATTTAGCTTCTTATACATTTATCTTAGTGTCCAAATGGATCCTTTCTTTAATTTAGAAGAAGAATATAATTACAGAAGTGCTACCAAGTTTCTGATGCCTGCATAAACCGTTTGTCATTGCTATAATATGGAGTGCGAGCACCCCCTATGGAAGCGAAAATGCATAGGCAGGCTACTTCAGGAAAATCATTTCTGTACAGTTCTGTGAAATACTCTTCTATTCTGCAGTTTCCAGAGGTATCTCTAGTCTTAGAAATGTATGAGGTAAGGAAGCTGACAATCTTACCTATTTCTCAGCGTTATTTCATGTACAGTTTTACATTTTCTTATGCTAACACCAAATGCATACATCTGTTGGTAAGTGTCAGAATAAAGCCAGATTTCCAGTaccaaaagtctgaaaaataaaggaCCTGAAAAGGAACATTTGTGGCCTTTGTTACAGCTCATACTGAAgtagaaacaaaagaaggaataCTGTATAATATACTTGGTGTAGCATAAACtttggaaatgttattttaaagatctgtttctttttctgtaggatttttcagcttttggcaTGGCAATTTGGCAAATGTTACACGGTATTTCCCAACACAGGCTCTAAACTTTGCTTTTCAGGACAAATACAAACAGATTTTTATGTCCAAAGTGGATGAAGAAAAACAGGTAAATAATCTCTTGCATGTTAGTTCTGTTTAATAAGCAAACTAGATCTGGTTGAGAGCTGTGCAGTTCTTTCTCTCAGCATGGTTGGTAATTAATGGTGGTATATTGATAAGGTTTTGTAATGAGCTTATTTTATAACAGGAGGAAGAGCGAGCTCAGCTTAATGTGTAGCTTATTGTTGAAGGTAATGGAATCTGGGGTTTGATCTTTAATGATTAATGACTTTGTGAGGTGCATGTAAATAACTGCTTGTAACTGcagtcaaatttttttttgttcaggacATAATTATTTTGGAGTTAATTGATGCAAGTATTAGGATGGATATTAAAAATCTTAGACTCGGACATCTACATTTCTGGGCTTTATCTAAAACCACAAATTACATTCTCACAGTTCAGATTGCATTAACATGTTCTCTAGTCTCAAAACCCTTTATGTTTGTAATTTCACTTATATGAAATtacagctgcttttattttaatatatgaagTTCTTGGGTAGTATCCCTCAAGCAGGAgtctctcattttaatttttttcacattattttcttgATAATTATTAGCATGTAAGTGTCAGAAAGAACTTACAGATAGTAAAGCACATATTACTGCTGTGGATAAGTAATGCTTCACACTGAAAACTGATTTCTTTCTACATGTAAGGCTAGAAACATACTTATCaatatttaatgcattttaagaACTTAGTTTCGTACAATGCACCAGAAAAGTAGCAGTTTTAGGGTATAGCTCCAAAAGGCAATTAAACTTTTGGGCTATGCTGCTTTACCTTGCAATTCTGTGTACTTGGGGAAGGTCCCTTAACTTGGATGGATTGAAAGACATAGAGGTCTACACCCATAGAATTAATTACAAGAAATCTTGGTCTCGATGTGAAATGTTGATATTGGCATTTGACAAATTACATAAAATTCatatcagaatgaaaaataagttcTTCATATCTAATTTGTTTCATGTGAAAATAGCtggaaaatctgttttatttgtgTCTGTCTTAGGTTATCTGTTTTAGGATTTCTTTGGTTAGGTTttgataatttaaagaaaaatccagtgTTCTGTGCTCTCTCTTGCTGACAGTTTTTTACTGCAGTGCCAGAAACTTTTCTTGCCACAGGCTTTTCTGGTGGTGCTGACCAGGAGAAATGCTGTCAGTCATTAAAGTTTGATTAATGTCCTTGTATTGCATGCAAATTCTTAAGCAGCCCTTTTTCAATTACAGTCACTTTGTATGTAAAGAGTTTAAggttgctcttttctttccttacagtGGAAAAAGTAAAACATGCATGATGTAAATAACCGTGTTTATAGTTCTTGAAATCTCCTTTCCATCTCCTAGAAGTGTTTCCAGATGGCTTACATGTGTATGAGCTTGTGACTCAAATTTTAGAAACATTCCATGAATAGCAATCAAGATTAATTTCTTTAGAACTATAGTGTTTAGCAGAGTAGCATGTCCATTGTTGGAGCTCAGGGTGTTTGGATGCTTTTTTACATGTTTTGTGCAGAATAGAAAATGGGAAAGACAATATGGTTCCATGCATTAGTTTTTACTTAGCTGggttatctttaaaaaaaatactaatgacTAAAACCTTTAGATTGTGGGAAGTAAAGTGCAAAGGAACTTCTGTTAAAGAAGACAGGCTGTATCTGTGTGCCAGACACTTGCTATTGAAGGTAATACTGTCACAGTCAAGCATCTTCATATTGCAGCTGCCTCCTCTCAGGCTTGCTAGCAAGTTTATGCAGCAACATGAGCTAAGGCAGGTTGCAAAGCCTTCTGTAGAACTGATAGAATATTAGGGCAGTTAAGCTATGCTGGACTCCATACTACTACAGCTCTACTGTTGCTGTTACTGAAGCAGCAAATAAGAAGTCATTTTGGGTACATCTACATGGTCTGCATTTACTACACAAGATGTACCTGTGATGCCGTTTAAGTCAACCGAGCTATGTCAGATATCGCCACGTAAAAATGTTACGCAAAATGTTTCTTCTACTGTGATTAGCTTTTTCTTGTTTGGTAAATAGTATGGGCCACAGTGACAGTAAGTACTTTGATTTATGTTTCCCCATTTCCCCATCATGGAGAGTTGATGCATAATTGTATCAAGTTGATACACAGACCAGTTGTTATGAAGGACTGGTATACATGAGAAAGATGTTATCTGCTATCTGGGTCACAGGAGCACCATATAATTCAgaagttgaaaaaagaaaatagcttataaatattttttaataaatgtaagaATAACCAGGGAATCTTTACAAGTTGAAATTTCAAAATACCCCAATATAGGTCTTACTCTGAGACTGCCatgtttctttattattttgtaaataatgcATGGATTAGATAGCTCTTACTCTGCATGCTTTAAGGTTTTGTTTAGTATCTACAACAAAGGTCAGTGTATACAGCAATTTTTGTGTTTCAGTTCTGGAAATGGTTTTTGGCAAAGCTGGCTTCTGGCGGAGCAGCAGGAGCAACATCCATGTGTGTGGTATACCCGTTAAGACTTCACGCGAACTAATTTAGCTGCTGGTATTGGGAAAGGTAGTGAAATCTTTTAAATGGCAGTTCCAGTTTTATCTGATGCGCCTCAGGTTGTTTCTATTTACTTCATTTTAGAGGTAGACCAATATTCAACATTATTAGAATTCTTTCTATTACTTAAAAATGTACCATTGCACAATTACAAACTTAAAAGTATTAAGAAATGTAAGATCTTTATTGAAAAGGAGAGGATGAAGGTGAGTGAAAGAGGATTCTTTGGAAATAGTGCTATAGCATATCTCTcaaagttttgtggttttttttagattCTGTATGGAAAAGTTTAATGGAGTTTTGCCAACTCTTGATGCCATGAACTAGGGGAGTTTAATTTTTGCTGACCTATAGTTTTATGGGGTGTCATTTAAAGACCTAATGACCATCATTGTTCTATATCAAGAGTATCAACTGAAGATTTTCAACAAAGGTTTTGGGTAGTATATGTATCTAGATGTATGTTTCATTCATTCAAATAGATAAAACTGATTTCCTGAAAACCGTATGTGGAAGGCTTtgtagcagaaagaaagaaatctctgctTTCTGTATTGTTGTTGGCTTTCCTGATTTGCCTATAACAGGACAAGTTAACTCTAGTTGCTGTCTGTGCTGTGCAGGGTTGTCCCCAGGAATTGGCTGCTTGACTCTACCTATTGCTTTCTGTGCCCAGTACTTGGGCCGAATTTATATTTTCATGATACCTTCAGCACACAAGAAGGTGTACAGTTTGAAGTTCTTTCAAAGATCGGTTTATTGCTTGCTGTGTTTTCACCTGTAGAGAATCCTAAGAGCTTAGGTGTAGTTACCTGTGGAATGCAGAAACAGATGAAGAATCTACAGATATAAAAAATGGATTTCTTTAACTTTGTCACAGTTTGTGGCTAGTGTTCCACTATAGGGGAAAAGCTGAAACGAGTAACACTTCTAATAAATTTGAGTATGAAtagggggggggaggaagtgaaAGCATGgtattatttagaaaaaattcttttcagagaGAGGGTAAGAGAATTCATACATAAGCACTCTGCTGAATGAGGACAATATTGGAATGGTAGTTATTTGACCGGAAAGTGTTTCAGCAACTGGATACCACTATCTGTTTGAATAAACTGTTCTCGTCCATCCATGTGTTTCGATTTCTTCTTTATGCTTCGTTCATAAGTGGAGGAAACAATGATCTACtgtttttcatataattttgGTAAAGTGTTTCAGTCATGCAGAGTAGTTTGTACTAAAGAGAAGGGCTTCTGTAAAGCATAACCATGTGCATAAATTTCTTTTATATTAGGTGCTGCTGAGCGACAGTTCCAGGGACTTGGTGACTGTATTATTAAAATTGCAAAGGCAGATAGACTTACTGGCCTGTACCAGGGTTTTGGCGTTTCCATAAAGGGAATCATTGTATACCGAGCCTCCCATTTTGGGTGTTATGACACCACTCAGGTagcttttacaaagaaaaatgcatgtgttttaaatctttatcatattttaaatatttattatgaaCTAATGAGGGTGCTAGTTACAGCTTTTGTCTTTACAGTTACTCTGGTCAATAGAGTGTATTACTGAAGAGCCAAGTAATTTCACAGTAGGATTAACAACAGAAATTATCAAAATTATACTTGATATCTGCTGGATTTGACATATATATTACAGAATTTGTACAggtttccagttttgttttattttgcagggATTATTGCCAAATCCAAAGCAAACTCCATTCATTGTTTACTTTTTTGTTGCTCAAGTTGTGATTACTTGCTCAGGAATGCTGTCTTACCCTTTTGACACTGTCAAGAGACACAGGATGATGCATGCAGGTACTGTCTAACTTACAATTCTTTTGTGAAAATTACTTACTAAATTTTTGAAGTTTAATGTACTAACTGAAGTGCTGTATAGCTTTACAGCAGGCAAAACTCTGTTCAGGGAAAAAAGTGGAAACATCTtcagaaagacaagaagaaaaatccataatGGTATTGTGGGAGTCTGGTAAAACAGTTCATGGCTTTGTGAGAGCTTTTAGTAGAAAGacagcatctgttttctttttcctactcaGAAGCCAGATATTTAGAGTGAGACAGGTTTGTGGGTAGAATAATATCCTTTATTAGCCTAGCTAATGCagttagaaaaataatctttgtggCACACAGCTGTTCTTCAGGTGTGAGGTAGAATCAGTAATCTTCAAAGCTCAGCACAAGCTGAGAATTACTTCTCAGCATGTGACGGATATGATAGTATATTATTAGCAATTAATGTTGGATCTTGTTGCTAGCTATTAGGTAATTTTACTAGGTGGTTCAGTAGCATTTGAAGTACATTTAATATGATAAATTCTTGCTGTGAAGATCAGCCtcaaacacaaaatcaaaacccacaaaaatgctCTTGAAAAATCAGGACCTTGTTCCCTGCATCCCTGAGGAGGTTTTGCCATATGATGATAGAAAGGAGTTGTTAGTTCCAAAGAAGTGTCTCTACGTTTTGTTTCAAGAGTATCTTCTTGTCTACCAGGATTCCAGAAAgtcaaaagaaaatcagaataaatGCTGGCACAGAACTTGCTTAGGTGCTTTCAAAAAATCCCAGGGGATACTTAGATTCTTATGTAATGCCTGCATACCTCTGGTAATCTGTCCTAAATATCAGAAACCTTGAAGCTTACAGTGGGCAAACACCATTAGCACTACTGACTTCTTTTCAGACTAAATATGATTTCACTGTCTTCAGATTCTGCTTTATCTGCTTAATCAGCAGTAAGCCTACAGTTAATGCTGTCTTTATTCATAAGTGCTGTGCCTCTTGAGGCCTCATCAAAGAATCACCTGTATGTCTGGTAATTAACTTACCAGGAGGACAGAGAATAGAGAATAGCAAAAGATTATTAAAAACATACCTTATAATCATATGAAATAAGATAATGGGTCTACTAGCACAAAAGATGAGAATGAGAGGAGGTATATATGTTGTGgatgtataaatatatttaatgcgGTGTCCTTGTTTCATTCATGTAGTTCTAAAGCTTCACGTACAAATAAAGCTGATTACTATGATTTTTATCAATTTCTTACCATGACGCTTATTCTGGACCAAGAGGAAGCCCTGAATTAAATATAGCcacttttatttcttcagttaaaagTATATTTGCCAAATAGGATAACAGTCTGAAATAATGAGCACAGTACAGTTACTGCTTTCTGTAAAGTTGACTTCTGTCAGCTAATCAGGAATAACCATTACCAAATATCCTTTCATTTGCATATATTCATGTTGatgcaaaccaaaatattttaaatgctttctagCTACGTTACTATGCTTTTTTTATATTGATTTATGTGAATATTTATCATAAATATATTTCTTGCACTTATTATGTTCAGGAAAAATCTATAGTGATCTCATACCCTGATTCCTAACAGAAGATGTAACAAAATATAACACTGTCTTCATCAGAAAATTCAAAGGTCACTTTATTAGCTGCAGAGTATATCACAAAGGCCTGAAGTAGGCAAGATTATCTTTCTGCCATTATAGACTCTAGAACCTTAACCTTGATATTGCAGGTGGACTGAAGATGTAGGTAATTTAAGGGAAATCTTCACCATTAAGTAAAAAAACTAGTGTTGTCTTTCCAGTAGAATTTCACATAAAGATATGGATTTTGGATTAATCTCTCAAAAGAAAAGTGTACTTGGTTTTTGCTAGTGAAGACAAAAATGAGTGCCAGTTCCTAATCCAGTCCTCAAATCCTGAAGAGACTGCAGTTCCAAAACAGAAACTGTCTGACAGTTCACCAAGCACATACACAAAAAACCGCTTTGTCAGATCTGTGGTGTTACTCAGAGTATCTGAGAGATTTGCTGTCGTCATTATGCTGAGTTCCACAGTGGGTAAGAGCATTTCCCAGGTGCTCTGCTGTGCAGAGAACAGCTACAACAACGTTCCTCTGGGCTGTCTCGACTCCGCTGTTGAAATTTTCAAACATTAAAGGAGTTGGTGTGATTTTTCAGTCATACTACACTTGGAAAAAGCTGAAGGGAAGGTTCAGTACTTTAAGCTCTGACTTGTCCAGAAATGGTCATATGCATGTACATGGACATTTGCTGCTTGTCATCCTTTATTTCCTTCACCTGTAAGCACTTAAAGCAAGTTTTAGTGAACATGGTGCTGAGGTCTCTAACAAATCCtccttcttgttttgtttttgtttgttgagCAAATTTATGCTCAGAAACAAGGTGGGCTAGATGAAAACTGGACAGCGCTCTTCCTTAGCCTTCCTATGTTTTTCCATTGTTGTGGCTGTCGAGACCTTAACATTTTTTAGAGGACTCTATTGATTGCTAATGAACTGAAATCTACTtggtataaaaatatttcagtggtgctaaagaaggaagaaaatgagctGCGGAAGTTTTAATAGCATTGAAACCATTCAGAGCACCCTTAGGACTGGAGTGACCTCATTTAATTCCTAAGCCTTCTACTTGCCCAGTAAAGCTTAAAAGAAGTGTCAGAAGAAGGATCACAACCTTTCTAAATTTAGCTATTGGAACCAGCTAACAGAGCATTACATCACATAAACATTAGTTAAAAAAATCACTCCTTTGCAGAAAgtgaaacataaagaaaaagttCCTTAGTCTTCTTTACTAAAGAAAGACAAATTTTCCTGGGCATCTAAGTTTCTTTCTCAGCGCAGTGCAGTAATGATTTGTCCTT harbors:
- the SLC25A31 gene encoding LOW QUALITY PROTEIN: ADP/ATP translocase 4 (The sequence of the model RefSeq protein was modified relative to this genomic sequence to represent the inferred CDS: deleted 1 base in 1 codon), encoding MQKKQCEYADVHGEKKNRRKDPFSFGRDLLASGVVAAVSKMAVAPVEQVELLLQVQALSRHIWTDQRYKGMVDCFVHIPGEQGFFSFWHGNLANVTRYFPTQALNFAFQDKYKQIFMSKVDEEKQFWKWFLAKLASGGAAGATSMCVVYPLDFTRTNLAAGIGKGAAERQFQGLGDCIIKIAKADRLTGLYQGFGVSIKGIIVYRASHFGCYDTTQGLLPNPKQTPFIVYFFVAQVVITCSGMLSYPFDTVKRHRMMHAGTKGTERQSKGTTDCFMKVYNREGLSAFFCEAFSNILCGTGGALELVLYDKIKDF